TCTTGAAGAGTCGAGTGATCCAGTTTTTTAATTTGCTCCTTAGTTGCTTTATCCAATCTGGGCATTTTAATTTTTTTTCTATTACAATTATAATACTAGAATTTTAAATTTTAAAATGTTGGGGGGATGGTTGAAGTTGTAATTAATGATAAAGAGTTTGATATAATTATGCAGATGGGATGTTATTCATTAAAGTACTTTGCATAACAAGTATTGATAAATCGATTCTTAAGTTCAGTATAATTTGTAATACATTCAATGAGTTTTATCTCTGTATTTTTTTTGGTTTCAGTTTTTAGATTAAATTTTTTAACTCCGATATGTTTTAGAATCTCTTGTATTGTTTGCTCTGTTTGGAGTAGTAAGTTGTCATAACTTACTTGTATTGTTTGCCTTGAAAATAATTCGTTAAATTGCTTTTGATTTGAAATAATCATTTGAAAGTATTCGCTGCACTCCTTAACAGATATTGTTGTATGAAAGTTGGGGTTGGCTGTCGTCCATTGTTGTTGTGCTAAAGCTCGTTTGTATGAAAATAATGTCGCCAAGAGGTTATCTCGTTTTAGATGAATGAATTTTATATCTGAATTTTCCTTGAAATAATCAATAAGTTCATTCTTGTCTGCTAAATGTCGATTATGGTCATAGAAGTATTTAAAGCCAACTGCTCTCAATGGTTTAGCATATTTCTTATACACATATTTTTCAAGAAACTCAATTGGTTTTTGGTTTCGAAATGTTACCAATTCCTCAGAGCGATATTCTTCCGGTAATTCTTCGTAGAATTTTCCAAAGTTAATTTTATTAGTTGAACCGTAAACACCTCTTAGACAAAGTATTTCTGGGTGGGAGTTTAAATAACTCCATAGCATGGTTGTACCTGTTCTTGCCGTTCCAAGAATTACAAAAGGCTGATATTGTAGTTCCGATTTCACTATTCTATAGACAATTTTAATCCGTCAAAAGCAACACCCTTAGTTATCCAACTTAATGGAATTTGAGGTTTTCTATGGCGAGGGATAACTATCATTCTATCCCCTGAATTTTGGTAAGATGATATTGCATTAGCAATTATATTTGGTGTCCTATCGTCTTTAAGAATAGATTTACTCATTGATCTTGTTAAATCTACTATATCATTCAAATTGAATTCACCAAACAATGCTTTTGCTTCGTGTTCTTTTTCCAAAGCAGTTACAATCATATCTGTTGTACTTTCTCCATCACACCCTACACCGAAGACAATGTAGATAAATGGTTTGCCAATTCGTTTTAGTATTCTTAAGCCACTTCTATCAAAACTGTTTTCATCCTCAATACCACAAGTCAATGAGTCACCTCCCATATCTATTGCAATTATCAAGTCTGGATTTATGTGGTTTAGAGCATTAGAAAATTCAGATTGTAAATTCAGATAAAAGTCTGTTAAATGATACTTGTTTGAAACTTTCTCGTATTTAGGTAAGCGAGAAATTAGAAAAGGACTTGGTAAATCCGTATTAAATTCAGCCATTTTTTGAATTAACTCTAATGATGTGTGAAAATTATTAATGGATTTTTGAAGATTATCATGTTGATACAAGCTAAAATTTATCTTTTTGAAACCTAAATAATTCTCTTTTCTTGATACACAAAGACCATAATTTATAATAGCTTTGGGGTTTAATTTTTGGATTGTTGAAGCAAAGCCATAGGCTCCAATCACATCACTGCCTCCTCCGATTCCTAATACAAAAATATTATCCCCTTTTACATCAGAAATACTGAATTTTGGCATTTCGTACTTATTCATTAACTTTTTTAGCATAGGTCTTCTTTTTTAGAATGAAAATTTTAAAATCTGAAGCAGGTTCATATGTTTCAATGTTTACACCATTAGTATCAATCGCTTTAACCAGTCTAAAGCCGTTTTTCGAGAATAATTCAAGATACATTTCTGTTGGTCTATGATACTCAACCTTTTTATTCCCTGTGTAGCTGCAGGTTTTTGTAATCACTTCTTCGTTTAATTTTGTTTGAGGAATTGAATTTCTGTTCTGAAATTCAGTTTTATAAATGTGCACAAAATCAGGGTTGCAAACTGAAACTACAAGTTTGCCATTTGCATTTAATGATTTTGAGATATCAGCCAAAATTCCCTTCACTGTATCATTATCTACTTCGCATAAAACAAGATTAAGCAAAGCAAAATCAAAAGAGTTATAAAAACTTCTATCATTTGGAAAATAGCGATGAAAATCTTCGCACCTTGTTTTTAGAACAGTTTCGTTGATGTCATAAACAAAAACTTTTGCTTTGGTTTCTGTTTCAATTTGCTTGCTAGTTTTGCATTTTCCTGAACCATAATCCAAAACTTTTTCAGGGTTATATTCTTTTAGAATTGAAATAATTTCAATGTCTAAGATTTCTTCCTTTTTTCTTGGCTCAACTGCTCTCTTTAAGTTTTCCCAACCTCGAATTTCATTTGGTTCTTCTTCTATATTTATTCTTGAGGTGAGTTTCTGAAAATCTTTATCTTCCATTTTAGGATTTTTCAAAAGAAGAAAAGCCCTTTTAATGGTATTAACAAACTTATTTTGATTGAACGGCTCAAATGATTTTCCGTAGTCAATCAATTTTACTTTTCCCGAACTGGTTTGTATAAAATTTTCGGGCTTGATGTTGGTAAAAACAAATTCATTCTGTTTGCAGAATTTTAGAAAGTTGGTGAGTTCTGCCAGCGTGATTTTTTCCAATGGCCGGAAATTGTGATACCGATAACGAATGAAGCGGAAATCATTTGCTTCCAAACATTCAATATTTTCCAATAAATCACTTTTCCTAAAACATTCGGCTTTTGATTTGAGAAAATTCCATTCGTTGTCGAGAATATTGAAGAAGCATTTGTAAACGAATTTGTTATCAGTAAAAACAATTCCTTCTGCACCGCTTCCCAATTTCCGCAGTGGCCTGTTCAATTCAAAATATTGTTCTAAATGCTTTCTGTAAACATCTTCGTTCTCTGTTATCTCTGTAATGGACTTGCTGTAACTCCAAATGGCTGTTGTTAGTTCTTTGAAAAAAGTTTTGAGCGTTTCTTCCTTTGATGCTTCATGAAGTGTTTTCTCAAACGAAAGAAGTTTGCTTTCATCTGCCAGTTGATTGTAAACTTCTTTGGCGACATTTTGATATTCGGTAATTAATTTTGTTATACCTGCAATCCGGTAGTAGTTCATTAAAAATCTTGCTTTCCTTTTATTAAGGAAATGGGAATAAGAAGTTAAAAAAAGATTGTAAAAATCTTCATGCAAAATTTTATCAAAAATATCTTTTGGACGGTGCGGATCTGTTTCGTTTTTAATAGTTTCAATAGATTTCAAAATTGCTTTTGAAAATGCGTATCCAATAATATCATAAGCTGCTTTATCAAGTTCTTTTGAAAAATTAAAGTCTGTAATCGGTCGGTTGTGTTCAAGTGAAAATGTGTGTTCAAAAATTGTTCTTCCTGAAACCACTTGATTGAGCAAAGCCCAAACTAAATCACCACGTCTAGCGTGTTTGTTGTTTACTTCCAAATTAATAACAGGATAGTACTGCAGCAATTCACGGTTAAATACTAAAGTATTCGCCCCTCTGCGAGTTATCGTCTTTTTTATAGTTTTTACTTCTTTTTGTAGTGAAGGTCTTGAAAGTGATTTGCCTGAAAATATTTGCATTAAATCATTGGCAGTAATTGAGGAATGATATATAGGAATTTCCAAGTGGTCGCTATGCAGGTCTGATAAATCGTAGTAATAATCGGGCTTTTCTCTTAAAGAAAATCCGTCTTGCTGCTTTTCTCCTTTTGCAACAATACTATGATAAAAGTCCACTAATTGCGATCTAATGCAACAAAGCGTTGGAACGGGCGGGTCGTTGCTCATTCCACCAATCAATGCCGCTGTGTTTTCTAAATTTTCATTGATGATGTTAAAAACATCAACATTCTCGATGTTAGAGGTGGAACTAATTACTGACCTAAATGTGATGTCATCATCAACTATCCAAAATACTGGATTGTCAAAGTCCTTTGTTTCTGTGAAAAGATGGTGATGTAAAATTGTCCTGCCTAAAGGTATTGAATTTATATCTGAATACTGCTGATAATATGCTCCGTAGTAACCTGATTTTAAATTCTGTTTCCATTCATTATCCCTGATAATCTTAAAAGGAATTGAATGTTCTGTAAAAACCTGTTCAATAGTTTTTAACTTTTCTACTTTTGGGACATCTTCGATTATCAAGACCAAATCAATAGGAATTTGCTTTTCAACTATTTGCCTGGCAATCCTTTCGGCAATGATTTTATCACCTGCAATGAAACCAATTACAAACTGATAATCGCCTTTATTTTTAAATTCTAAATCTATTTTCTTGATTGACGGTGATGTCTGTTGTGGAATATCAATTTCAAACACCTCTATTCCGAAATAATTTTTGGCTCTATCAAAAAACTGCTCTTTTTCAACATTATTCATCAAATGCTGATACTTGTAAAAGAAAATCTGTAAACTTTTAATTTTCTTTTCCCGGTTTGTTGTAAGCCGTTCTCTATTCTTGTCGGTGTATGCTGTTACAAGGAGCTTTTGAATGATTTTGTACTTTGGGTTTTGTTGAAAAACACGAACAAAAAAATCTCTGTCAACGGATGAGTGCAGTGCTTCATCAAAACAGCCTGCTTTTAAAAGTGTTTTCAACCTGATGAACGTGTTTGAACCGCCAATACCGGGATTTCCTTTTAGAAAATCTTTTTCGGATATCGTGTTTGGCAATACCATTAGCAAGTTTTCATCGCTGCTATTTCGTAAATAGCTTGCTGCGATTAAATCAAAATTGTCAGTATTACTGTTTTCAATTTCACTCAAGTAGTCGGGTAGCCATTCATCGTCATCATCAAGCGAAGCAAAATAAATATCATCTGAAATGCCTTGCTGTTTTACGATTTCCTCAATGCTGGTATTTAATGCTCCTGCATAATTATTGGTTCTGTAATTCCTGAATAAGTTAAAGCCAAGAAGGGTGCATATTTTTTGTTCTTTACAAAAATTTTCTTCTGTTGAATTTGATACTACATATACATAGTCAGGTCTGCGACTTTGTTCTTTTACAGAGTTCAAAGCTCTCGGCAGCAATTCCAAGCGATTACAGGTTATTATGACTGCTGTTATTCTCATTCAATTTCCAATGCCGTTTTTAATTCTCCAAGCGAATTTGGTTTAACAAAAATTCTGTCATAAGAAGGCAAAACCTCTTTTTCATTTTCATTCCTAACCACCAAACAAGTTGAAGTATAACCGACTTGTTTTGCAAGTTCTATCATTTTGGCATTGTAACGCCCTGCGGGGAAACAATAAGCATTAACAAGCTTGCCTGTTACTGCTTCAAGCCATTGTTTTGAGTTTTGTAATTCGTTCAATGCTTTTTCCTCGTTCATATATTCCGCAATCATTAACGCATGTGTCATTCCGTGTGACCCGATTTCAAAACCATTAATGACAAGTTCTTTGAGTTGATCAGCACTCATATAGTTTACACGACAGTTTTCTGGTAATTCTTTGAAAAGCTGATTCAGCAAAGTCATTTGTTTATCAGGCTCAGCCCAATAAAAATTCCTTTTTGTTTGTCCTGTAATGTATGCTGTTCTTTCAATTTCTATCAAAGCCATTTCATCTACACATTGATAGTAAATGTCGAGAGGTAAAACTGAATTGTCTTTGCAGGGATTTACTACAGGAAAGAATGTTGCAGTTGCGTTAAATTTTTTCAGAGAAGGAAAAGCAAAATCAAAGTTGTCCAAATATCCATCATCAAAAGTGAGTGCAATTAGTTTTTCCGAATTACTTCTTTGTGCTAATTCTGAAATGGAAACAAATTCAAAGTTGTTTTCTGTCAATAATGATAATACCGTTTCAAAGTATT
This portion of the Chitinophagaceae bacterium genome encodes:
- a CDS encoding sulfotransferase, which encodes MKSELQYQPFVILGTARTGTTMLWSYLNSHPEILCLRGVYGSTNKINFGKFYEELPEEYRSEELVTFRNQKPIEFLEKYVYKKYAKPLRAVGFKYFYDHNRHLADKNELIDYFKENSDIKFIHLKRDNLLATLFSYKRALAQQQWTTANPNFHTTISVKECSEYFQMIISNQKQFNELFSRQTIQVSYDNLLLQTEQTIQEILKHIGVKKFNLKTETKKNTEIKLIECITNYTELKNRFINTCYAKYFNE
- a CDS encoding DUF1152 domain-containing protein, with the protein product MLKKLMNKYEMPKFSISDVKGDNIFVLGIGGGSDVIGAYGFASTIQKLNPKAIINYGLCVSRKENYLGFKKINFSLYQHDNLQKSINNFHTSLELIQKMAEFNTDLPSPFLISRLPKYEKVSNKYHLTDFYLNLQSEFSNALNHINPDLIIAIDMGGDSLTCGIEDENSFDRSGLRILKRIGKPFIYIVFGVGCDGESTTDMIVTALEKEHEAKALFGEFNLNDIVDLTRSMSKSILKDDRTPNIIANAISSYQNSGDRMIVIPRHRKPQIPLSWITKGVAFDGLKLSIE
- a CDS encoding glycosyltransferase, producing the protein MRITAVIITCNRLELLPRALNSVKEQSRRPDYVYVVSNSTEENFCKEQKICTLLGFNLFRNYRTNNYAGALNTSIEEIVKQQGISDDIYFASLDDDDEWLPDYLSEIENSNTDNFDLIAASYLRNSSDENLLMVLPNTISEKDFLKGNPGIGGSNTFIRLKTLLKAGCFDEALHSSVDRDFFVRVFQQNPKYKIIQKLLVTAYTDKNRERLTTNREKKIKSLQIFFYKYQHLMNNVEKEQFFDRAKNYFGIEVFEIDIPQQTSPSIKKIDLEFKNKGDYQFVIGFIAGDKIIAERIARQIVEKQIPIDLVLIIEDVPKVEKLKTIEQVFTEHSIPFKIIRDNEWKQNLKSGYYGAYYQQYSDINSIPLGRTILHHHLFTETKDFDNPVFWIVDDDITFRSVISSTSNIENVDVFNIINENLENTAALIGGMSNDPPVPTLCCIRSQLVDFYHSIVAKGEKQQDGFSLREKPDYYYDLSDLHSDHLEIPIYHSSITANDLMQIFSGKSLSRPSLQKEVKTIKKTITRRGANTLVFNRELLQYYPVINLEVNNKHARRGDLVWALLNQVVSGRTIFEHTFSLEHNRPITDFNFSKELDKAAYDIIGYAFSKAILKSIETIKNETDPHRPKDIFDKILHEDFYNLFLTSYSHFLNKRKARFLMNYYRIAGITKLITEYQNVAKEVYNQLADESKLLSFEKTLHEASKEETLKTFFKELTTAIWSYSKSITEITENEDVYRKHLEQYFELNRPLRKLGSGAEGIVFTDNKFVYKCFFNILDNEWNFLKSKAECFRKSDLLENIECLEANDFRFIRYRYHNFRPLEKITLAELTNFLKFCKQNEFVFTNIKPENFIQTSSGKVKLIDYGKSFEPFNQNKFVNTIKRAFLLLKNPKMEDKDFQKLTSRINIEEEPNEIRGWENLKRAVEPRKKEEILDIEIISILKEYNPEKVLDYGSGKCKTSKQIETETKAKVFVYDINETVLKTRCEDFHRYFPNDRSFYNSFDFALLNLVLCEVDNDTVKGILADISKSLNANGKLVVSVCNPDFVHIYKTEFQNRNSIPQTKLNEEVITKTCSYTGNKKVEYHRPTEMYLELFSKNGFRLVKAIDTNGVNIETYEPASDFKIFILKKKTYAKKVNE
- a CDS encoding polysaccharide deacetylase family protein, which gives rise to MAKVLMFHRVLPEKLITQPNAYTTFGTLISQEYFETVLSLLTENNFEFVSISELAQRSNSEKLIALTFDDGYLDNFDFAFPSLKKFNATATFFPVVNPCKDNSVLPLDIYYQCVDEMALIEIERTAYITGQTKRNFYWAEPDKQMTLLNQLFKELPENCRVNYMSADQLKELVINGFEIGSHGMTHALMIAEYMNEEKALNELQNSKQWLEAVTGKLVNAYCFPAGRYNAKMIELAKQVGYTSTCLVVRNENEKEVLPSYDRIFVKPNSLGELKTALEIE